In the Candidatus Moraniibacteriota bacterium genome, one interval contains:
- a CDS encoding permease codes for MIKLFADWLTYSIFNITPKTLLAEAVDFFIYDTIKIFLLLVVIIFTVSIIRSFLPPEKIRNILSSEKKYFGNVLASLLGIITPFCTCSAIPLFLGFLEAGVPLGTTFSFLVASPMINEVALVLLLGMFGWKIALLYIVSGLIIAILSGIVIGRLKVENLVEEFVYKSKFNGQLKLPEMTWKQRIDYARSYSLGIIKKVWLYIIIGIGIGAWIHGYVPTDFLVQYASSDKWYAVPLAVLIGIPLYSNAAGIIPLVSVLTEKGVSMGTALAFMMAVTGLSLPEFMILKKVMKVKLILIFASIVGLGIIFTGYLFNLVLGI; via the coding sequence ATGATTAAACTCTTTGCCGATTGGCTAACTTATTCAATTTTTAATATCACGCCAAAAACACTTCTAGCCGAAGCGGTAGATTTTTTTATTTACGACACGATTAAGATTTTTCTTTTACTGGTTGTTATTATTTTTACAGTTTCTATTATCCGCTCATTTCTTCCGCCAGAAAAGATTAGAAATATTTTATCCAGCGAGAAAAAGTATTTTGGCAATGTTTTGGCATCACTTCTTGGAATTATTACACCATTCTGCACTTGTTCGGCGATCCCATTGTTTCTAGGATTTTTAGAGGCTGGTGTGCCACTCGGAACAACCTTTTCTTTTTTGGTAGCCTCGCCAATGATTAACGAAGTAGCTTTAGTTTTACTTCTCGGTATGTTCGGTTGGAAAATCGCCTTGCTCTATATCGTTAGCGGTCTTATCATTGCCATTCTTTCAGGTATTGTTATTGGACGTCTAAAAGTTGAAAATTTGGTGGAAGAATTCGTATATAAAAGTAAATTTAACGGACAATTGAAATTGCCAGAAATGACTTGGAAACAAAGAATTGATTATGCTAGAAGTTATTCGCTCGGAATAATTAAAAAAGTTTGGCTTTATATCATTATAGGAATTGGCATTGGAGCCTGGATTCATGGCTATGTGCCAACGGATTTTCTGGTTCAATATGCCTCATCTGATAAATGGTATGCAGTGCCCCTGGCGGTGCTTATCGGAATTCCGCTTTACTCCAATGCGGCTGGCATAATACCGCTCGTGAGCGTGCTGACGGAAAAGGGAGTGAGTATGGGAACAGCCCTGGCTTTTATGATGGCAGTTACTGGCTTATCCCTTCCAGAATTTATGATTTTGAAAAAAGTAATGAAAGTGAAGCTAATTCTAATCTTTGCCAGTATTGTTGGGTTGGGAATTATTTTCACGGGATACTTATTTAATTTGGTCTTGGGGATATAG
- a CDS encoding thioredoxin family protein, whose translation MNIKILGTGCPNCQKLEQNTKQALKELNIDARVEKITDIQEIMSHGIMSTPAIVADGEIISYGLVPSVDEIKKLLTK comes from the coding sequence ATGAACATTAAAATTCTAGGAACAGGCTGTCCTAACTGTCAAAAACTAGAGCAAAACACTAAACAAGCTTTGAAAGAATTGAATATTGATGCCCGAGTTGAGAAAATAACCGACATTCAGGAAATTATGAGTCATGGTATCATGAGCACGCCAGCCATCGTGGCTGACGGAGAAATTATCAGCTATGGACTTGTTCCAAGCGTGGATGAAATTAAAAAATTACTGACCAAATGA
- a CDS encoding SDR family NAD(P)-dependent oxidoreductase → MKNKKTAIVTGAGVGIGRGIALALAEEGYNVVVVDIDQENCQKVADELAKLSTKSLAVKCDVSVSADVAQLFSQTAQEFGQVDVLVNNAGIYPFVSFEKMKESDWDKVIDVNLKSIFLCSKEASAIMPEGGRIINISSIASLMGFSGLVHYCASKGGVNGMTRALALEMASRKITVNAIAPGAIQTPGAQMTEGDKKQTITKIPLVRIGQPEDIANAVVFLASEKSSYITGQVIVVDGGWIVQ, encoded by the coding sequence ATGAAGAACAAAAAAACGGCCATAGTTACCGGAGCGGGGGTTGGAATTGGAAGAGGAATCGCTTTGGCTCTGGCCGAGGAAGGATATAATGTTGTTGTCGTTGATATCGATCAAGAAAATTGCCAGAAAGTCGCTGACGAGCTCGCGAAACTTAGTACTAAATCACTGGCTGTAAAATGCGATGTTTCTGTTTCCGCTGACGTTGCACAGCTTTTTAGCCAGACCGCTCAAGAATTCGGCCAAGTTGATGTGCTGGTTAATAACGCCGGCATTTATCCTTTCGTCTCTTTTGAAAAAATGAAAGAGTCGGATTGGGACAAAGTAATTGATGTCAATCTAAAAAGCATTTTTCTCTGTTCCAAAGAGGCTTCTGCAATAATGCCGGAAGGAGGGCGGATAATTAACATCTCTTCCATTGCTTCATTGATGGGTTTTTCGGGCTTAGTTCATTACTGCGCCTCAAAAGGCGGTGTAAACGGAATGACAAGAGCGCTGGCGCTGGAAATGGCCTCAAGAAAAATTACAGTCAATGCCATTGCACCGGGAGCAATTCAAACGCCGGGAGCCCAAATGACCGAGGGAGACAAAAAACAAACGATTACTAAAATCCCACTGGTGCGGATAGGCCAGCCGGAAGACATTGCCAATGCGGTGGTCTTTTTAGCTTCAGAAAAATCCAGCTATATCACAGGCCAAGTGATCGTCGTTGACGGCGGCTGGATAGTGCAATAA
- a CDS encoding four helix bundle protein: protein MKRSNSYKNLIVWQKAIDLVGDIYKLTEKFPKSEMYGLSSQMQRAAVAIPSNIAEGQKRTHKKEFIQFLYVSYSSGAELET, encoded by the coding sequence ATGAAAAGATCTAATTCGTATAAGAATTTGATAGTGTGGCAAAAAGCCATTGATTTAGTTGGTGATATTTATAAGCTTACTGAAAAATTTCCCAAATCAGAAATGTATGGGCTGTCATCACAAATGCAAAGAGCGGCGGTTGCTATTCCATCTAATATAGCCGAGGGTCAAAAAAGAACGCACAAAAAAGAATTTATACAGTTTTTATACGTAAGTTATAGTTCAGGCGCAGAATTGGAAACATAA
- the rpoD gene encoding RNA polymerase sigma factor RpoD, with protein sequence MRRKKQKSKKAKARRQEKIKARKISGKRDKRLTKIARRTARKRKPGKVKRIKKPAVLFKKGETESVIDALIKRGKQRGFITEDEIIHLMPEVEKELTNLENLYEKLESSGVRVMSSDEMLKIETEREAEKYEKQKKKEKPLEVFLPEEVGDGSYDLVQMYLREIGRVPLLNAEEEVKLAKANEKGDLAAKQKLTEANLRLVVSIAKKYVGRSHNLSLLDLIQEGNIGLFRAVEKFDYRKGYKFSTYATWWIRQAITRALADQSRTIRIPVHMVETINKYTQVTRRLVQELGREPLPEEVAAEMSLEVDKIRHIQKISQETVSLETSVGDSDDDSVLGDFIEDTETIMPHQAASRKLLRNHVIEVLKELTPREQKIIKIRFGLEDGVTHTLEEVGQEFGVTRERIRQIEAKALEKIRDHQALKKLKDY encoded by the coding sequence ATGAGGAGGAAAAAACAAAAAAGTAAAAAGGCAAAAGCGCGAAGGCAGGAAAAAATCAAAGCCAGAAAAATTTCCGGAAAAAGGGACAAACGCCTGACTAAAATCGCGCGGAGAACCGCCAGAAAAAGAAAGCCGGGAAAAGTTAAAAGGATAAAAAAACCCGCTGTGCTTTTTAAAAAGGGAGAAACGGAAAGCGTTATTGACGCTCTGATTAAACGCGGAAAACAGCGGGGATTTATTACCGAGGACGAAATTATTCACCTGATGCCGGAAGTGGAAAAGGAACTCACGAACCTCGAGAATCTCTATGAAAAACTGGAAAGTTCGGGAGTAAGGGTAATGAGCTCGGATGAAATGCTGAAAATTGAGACGGAACGGGAAGCTGAAAAATACGAAAAACAGAAAAAGAAAGAAAAGCCGTTGGAGGTCTTCCTTCCGGAAGAAGTTGGGGATGGCTCTTACGATCTGGTTCAGATGTACTTGCGCGAAATCGGAAGAGTTCCTTTGCTCAATGCCGAGGAAGAAGTAAAACTAGCCAAAGCCAATGAAAAAGGAGATCTGGCAGCCAAGCAAAAACTGACGGAGGCCAATCTGCGGCTGGTGGTGAGCATCGCCAAAAAATATGTCGGTCGATCTCACAACCTATCGCTCCTGGATCTAATTCAGGAGGGAAATATCGGTCTTTTCCGGGCGGTGGAAAAGTTTGATTACCGCAAGGGCTACAAGTTTTCCACTTATGCCACTTGGTGGATCCGTCAGGCGATCACCAGGGCTCTGGCCGACCAGTCCCGCACCATTCGCATACCTGTCCATATGGTGGAAACGATTAACAAATATACCCAAGTTACCCGGCGGCTGGTGCAGGAGCTGGGCCGCGAGCCGTTGCCGGAAGAAGTTGCCGCTGAAATGAGTTTGGAAGTGGACAAAATCAGGCACATTCAGAAAATTTCCCAGGAAACAGTGTCGCTGGAAACCTCGGTGGGAGACAGTGATGATGACAGCGTGCTGGGGGATTTCATTGAGGATACCGAAACGATAATGCCGCATCAGGCGGCTTCTAGGAAACTTTTGCGCAACCACGTGATTGAGGTACTCAAGGAACTGACTCCGCGCGAACAAAAAATTATCAAGATCCGTTTCGGACTGGAAGACGGCGTTACCCATACTCTGGAAGAGGTAGGGCAGGAATTTGGAGTCACTCGGGAGCGCATCCGCCAAATTGAAGCCAAAGCCCTCGAAAAAATCCGCGATCATCAGGCGCTAAAGAAGTTGAAGGATTATTAA